Below is a genomic region from Microbacterium esteraromaticum.
CGACCGTGGCGATCTCGGGGGCCGTGAAGATGTTCGCGGTGATCTTGCGCTGCTCGAGCGGGATCACGATGTCGCCGAGGGCATGGAAGACGGCCGTGCGGCCCTGCATCGACGCCACGGACGCGAGCGGGAAGAAGTTCGTGCAGTCCCCCACCGCGTACACGTTGGGCACCGAGGTGCGCGCCACGCGGTTCACGCGCACGTGACCCGACTCGGTGAGCTCGATTCCCGCCTCCTCCAGGCCGATGCCTGCCGTGTTCGGGATCGAGCCGACGGCCATCAGGCAGTGGCTGCCCTCGACCGTGCGTCCGTCGGCGAGGGTGACCAGCACACCGTCCTCGGTGCGCTGCACGCTCTCGGCGCGCGCCTTGGAGAGCACCTGCATGCCGCCGCGGGTGAAGACCTTCTCGAGCACCTTGGCGGCGTCCTCGTCCTCACCAGGCAGCACCTGGTCGCGGCTCGAGACGAGCGTGACCTCGGCGCCGAGGTTCATGTACGCCGAGGCGAACTCTGCTCCCGTCACGCCGGAGCCGACGACGATGAGGTGCTCGGGCAGAGCCTTCATGTCGTACAGCTGCGTCCAGGTCAGGATCCGCTCGCCGTCCGGCTTCGCCGTCGGCAGCTCGCGCGGCGAGGCGCCGACCGACACCACGACGGTGTCGGCCTCGACTCGATCGAAGTCCGTGCCGCCGGGACCGGTGGCCACGACGATCGCGTTGGGCCCCTCGAGCCGGCCGTGCCCGGACAGGATGCGCACGCCCGCCTCGAGCAGGGTGGTCCGCATGTCCTCGGACTGCTGCCCCGCGAGTGCGAGGAGCCGCTTGTTGACGGCGGCGAGATTGATCGCGATCTCGGGCTTGAGCGGCTTGTCGTTCGCTCCGCGCGCGTAGAACTGCACGCCGAGGTCGGTCGCACCGGCGATGGCGACCGCTGCATCCGCGGTGGCGATGAGGCTCTTCGAGGGGACGACGTCGGTGAGCACGGCCGAGCCACCCACTCCGACGCGCTCGACGAGCGTCACATCCGCTCCCAGCTGGGCGGCGGCGAGCGCCGCCTCGTACCCGCCGGGGCCGCCGCCGAGGACGGCGACGCTCTGCCTGTTCGCGAAGGAAGTCTGAGACATGAACTCCATTCTTCCGCAATCCTGGCACCCGCCCCGCCACCTTCCTAGAGTGGAGTCATGCGTGACACCACCCTGAACCCCCTGGATGACCCGACGGCCGACCCGTTCGCCGTCGCTGCCGACGCGGCCGCCGACATCGCCCGTCTGACCGGGGTCGACCACCACGACATCGCCCTGACCCTCGGCTCCGGCTGGGGGAAGGCCGCCGAGCTGATCGGCGAGACCGTCGCGACCATCCCGGCCACCGAGGTGACCGGCTTCTCCAAGCCCGCTCTCGAAGGCCACGTCGGCACGCTGCGCAGCATCCGCACCCCCGGTGGCAGGAACGTGCTCGTCATCGGCGCCCGCACCCACTACTACGAAGACCACGGCGTCCGCCGCGTCGTGCACTCGGTGCGCACAGCGGCTGCGACGGGGGCGAAGACCATGGTCCTCACCAACGGCGCCGGCGGCATCCGCGAGACGTGGAAGCCAGGACAGCCCGTCCTGATCAGCGATCACATCAACCTCACCGCCGACTCCCCGCTCGAGGGCGCGACGTTCATCGATCTCACCGACCTGTATTCGGCCCGCCTGCGCGACATCGCCCGCAGCATCGACCCCACGCTCGACGAGGGCGTGTACACCCAGTTCCGCGGGCCCCACTACGAGACCCCGGCCGAGGTGCAGATGGCGAAGGCCATCGGCGGCCACATCGTGGGCATGTCGACCGCGCTCGAGGCGATCGCGGCCCGCCAGGCCGGGATGGAGATCCTCGGCTTCTCGCTCATCACCAACCTGGCCGCCGGCATCCAGAAGACTCCGCTCAGCCATGAGGAGGTCATCGAGGCCGGCCGCGAAGCCGAGCCGATCATCTCGGCGCTGCTTGCCCGCGTGATCGAGGCGCTGTGAGCGAGCGGCTCTCCCAGGCGCGCGCCTGGCTGCGACAGGATCCGGACGCCGAGACCCGCGACGAGCTCGCCGGCATCATCACCCGCGCCGCGAGCGGCGACCGCGCCGCCGTCGCCGATCTCGAGGATCGCTTCAGCACGCGGCTCGCATTCGGCACCGCGGGGCTCCGCGGCGAACTCGGTGCAGGCAGCAACCGGATGAACCGGGTGCTCGTCGCACAGGCCGCCGCCGGCTTCGCCGGCTATCTGCTGCAGCGTCGTGGTGACCGCCCGACGGTCGTGATCGGATATGACGGCCGACGCAACTCCCGTCGCTTCGCCCTCGACTCGGCCGAGATCCTCGCAGGTGCGGGGCTGCGTGCCGTCCTGCTGCCGCGCCTGCTGCCGACGCCCGTGCTCGCGTTCGCCGTGCGGCATCTGCAGGCGGACGCCGGGATCATGGTGACTGCGAGCCACAACCCTCCGAACGACAACGGGTACAAGGTGTACCTCGGCGGCGAGGACGGCGGATCGCAGATCGTCGCTCCGGCGGATGCCGAGATCGCCGCGCACATCCAGAGCGTCGCCGACGCGGGCGACGTGGGCCTGCTGCCCCGATCGGATGCGTATGAGCTGGCCGGAGAGGACGTCGTCGAGGCGTACATCGCGGAGACCGCCGCGGTGGCGCCCGCGCCTTTCGGCGTGCAGGAGATGCGCTGGGTGTACACCGCGATGCACGGCGTGGGCTGGGAGACGTTCTCGCGGGTGCTGAAGGCCGCGGGCTACCCCGCGCCGCGGATCGTCGACGCACAGCGCGACCCCGACCCGACGTTCCGCACGGTGTCGTTCCCGAACCCGGAGGAGCCGGGGGCGATGGATCTCGCGCTGGCGAGGGCGAAGGAGGCGGATGCGGAGTTCGTCATCGCGAACGATCCCGATGCCGACCGGCTCGCGGTCGCGATCCCGGATGCGGGAGCCGAAGGCGGCTGGCGTCGCCTGACCGGCAACGAGGTCGGGCTGCTGCTCGGCTGGCGCGCGGCGCGCGCCGCGCAGGGAGCCGCAGGGGCATCCCTCGCGTGCTCGCTGGTCTCCTCCCCCGGCCTCGGGGCGGTCGCCGAGCGCTACGGGCTCGACTTCCACGAGACGCTCACCGGCTTCAAGTGGATCTCGCGCGCGCCCGGTATGGTGTTCGGCTTCGAGGAGGCGCTCGGGTACCTGGTCAATCCGGGCACCGTGCGCGACAAGGACGGCATCTCAGCGGCGATCGCCCTGCTCGGCCTCGCCGCGGAGGCGCGTGTGCGCGAGAGCAGCATCGCAGGGCTGCTCGAGGAGCTGGGCGCGGAGATCGGCCACTTCGCGAGCGGCCAGGTGTCGGTGCGGGTCGAGGACCTGGCCCTGATCGCCGGCACGATGGCGTCGCTGCGCGCGCAGCCGCCGGCGTCGTTCGGAGAACGCGTCGTCGTCGCATCCGAGGATCTCGCCGCGGGCGCCTCCGGCGTACCGGCGGGCGACGTGCTGCGCTATCGTCTCGCCGACGGCTCGCGTGTCATCGTGCGCCCCAGCGGCACCGAGCCCAAGCTCAAGGTGTACATCGACGCACGCGGCGACAGCAAGGACGACGCTGCCGCGGCGGTCAGCGCGCTCGAGATCGCTGTGCGGGATCTGCTGGCAGAGCGACGCTGAGTGCTGGCGCTCACAGCGGCGGCGACGATCGTCGCAGCCGTGATCCAGCGCGTGACCGGGCTCGCCTTCGTGCTCGTGCTGATCGGTCCGATCGTGCTCGCGTACGGCCCGGTGGAGGGCGTGACGATCGCCGTGTTCCTCGCGGTGATCGCCTCGGTCTTCGCGGTACCAGGCGCATGGCGGGATGTGGACTGGCCCCGCACGCTGTGGCTGCTCGGGGCCGGCCTCGCCGCCGCTCCGCTCGGTGCGCTCACGTCGGCGGTGCTCCCTGAGACGGCGCTGCTGTTCCTCATCGGCGCCATGGGCGTGGTCGCGCTCAGCGCGCAGCGTCTCGGCGCCGTGGCACGCCGCCTGCGCGGTCGCCCCGGTGCGATCGGCGCCGGCGCGCTGGCCGGGTTCATGCACGCGTCGAGCGGTCTGTCCGGTCCGGCGCTGGCGTCATTCGCCCTGGGCGATGACTGGCCGCAACGGCGCTTTGCGGCGAGCGCGCAGGTTGTCTTCCTCGGCTACGGCCTGGTATCCGTCGCGCTGCGCGGCCTGCCGGAGGCCCCGCCTGTCGAGCTGGCAGTTCTCGGCGTGTGCACCGCAGGGGGCATCCTGCTCGGCGCCGTCGCGGCGCGGCGCGTGCCGACTGCGCTGGCGCGACGGGTGATGCTGCTGTGCGCCTGGGCCGGCACGCTCGTGATGCTCTGGCGTGCGACTGCGTCTCTTCTCTCCTGAGCCGGGGTCCCGCGGGAGCGCTCCCGAGCCGCTACGATCGAGATGGCCAGGGGGGACCGACCAGATCGTGCACAGAGCCGTGCGGGAGTGTGATGAAGAGATACGCCGTCATCGGCGCAGGTCCCTCGGGACTCGCAGCCGCGCGCGCCCTTCAGCAGAGGGGCATCCGGATCGATGGGTACGAGGCGTCGTCAGGCGTCGGCGGACTATGGGACATCGACAATCCGCGCAGCACGATGTACGAGTCCGCGCATCTCATCTCGTCGCGCACGACGACCGAGTTCAGCGAGTTCCCGATGCGCTCGGAGGTCGACTATCCCGGCCACCGCGTGCTGAAGCGGTACTTCGACGCCTACGCCGACGAGTTCGCGCTGCGCGAGCTGTTCCGCTTCGACACAAGGGTCACCGGGCTCCACCCGCACCACGATGGCGGCTGGATGCTGCACGCCGAGGGCCAGGACGCCCGCCGCTACGACGGGGTGATCCTCGCCAACGGCACGCTCGCCGAGCCCAACGTCCCCGCCTTCGCCGGCAGCTTCTCCGGCGAGATCATGCACACCAGCGCGTACAAGCGCGCGCAGCAGCTCACCGGTAGGCGAGTGCTCATCATCGGCGCGGGCAACTCGGGGTGCGACATCGCCGTCGACGCGGTGCACCATGCCGCCTCCGTCGACATGAGCGTGCGGCGCGGGTACTACTTCGTGCCGCGCTATCTTCTCGGCCGTCCCAGCGACACGCTCAACCAGGGGCGACCCCTTCCGGCGCGCATCAAGCAGTTCGTCGACACCAGGGTGCTCAGAGCATTCACCGGCGACCCGGTGCGGTTCGGCTTCCCGAAGCCGGACTACCGCATCTACGAGTCCCATCCGATCGTGAACACTCTGATCCTCAACCATCTCGGTCAGGGCGATCTGCGCATCCGCGCCGACGTCGACCGCTTCGACGGGCGCACCGTCCATTTCCGCGACGGTTCCTCCGGCGATTACGACCTCGTCCTGCTCGCCACCGGCTACACGCTCGACTACCCGTTCGTCGACCGCGAGCATCTGCACTGGCGGAAGGCATCACCCAACCTGTTCCTCAACGTCTTCCCTCCGTCCTTCAACGGGCTGTACGTGATGGGCATGATCGAGGCATCCGGGATCGGCTGGCAGGGCAGGTTCGAACAGGCCCGGCTGCTGGCCGCGTACCTCGCGGCCGACGAGCAGACGGCATCGGCGTTCCGCGCCCGCGTGACGGGCCGGCCCTGGCCCGACACCACCGGGGGCTATCGCTATCTGGGCCTTGATCGGATGTCGTACTACGTCAACAAGGACGCCTATCGCACGGCGCTGCGCGCTGAGCTTCGCACTCTGGAGGGCTGATGGACTTCGACGACCTCGTGCTGAACTTCACCCCTGGCACGCTGCTCATCCTCAACGTGGTGCTCGGACTGATCATGTTCGGCATCGCCCTCGACACGAAGCCCGCCGACTTCCGCGTCGTGCTGCGGCATCCGAAACCGTTCGTCATCGCGATCCTCGCCCAGCTGCTCGTCCTGCCCGCGGTCACGTTCGGCCTCACGCTCGTGCTGCCGGTGACCGCGTCGATGGCGCTCGGCATGATCGTCGTGGCCTGCTGCCCGCCCGGCAACATCTCTCAGGTGCTCACCCACCGTGCCGGTGGCAACGTCGCCCTGTCGGTGTCGATGACCGCCGTGGGCAACCTGCTCTACATCTTCGCCATGCCGCTCAGCATCGCGTTCTGGGGTTCACTGCATCCCACCGGCCGCGACCTGCTGCGCACCGTCGCTCTGAACCCCTGGCAGATGCTGCTCGAGATCGTTCTCATCGTCGGTCTGCCCTTCGCCGCCGGCCTGCTGATGCGCGCCTGGCTTCCCGTCTTCGCCGAGCGGGTCCAGCCGTTCGTGCGGTGGTTCAGTCTTCTCGCGCTGGTCGGATTCATCGTCGGGGCGCTGGCCGGGAACTGGGCCGTGTTCCTCAGCGTGATCGGCACCGTGCTCGTCGTCGTCGCGGTGCACGACGCTGTCGCCCTCGGCATCGGCTACGGGACGGCATACCTCGGTGGCCTCGGAACCAGGGAGCGCAAGGCGATGACCTTCGAGGTCGGGATCCGCAATGCCGGGCTGGGGCTCGGCCTGATCTTCGCGTTCTTCGGCGGGCTCGGCGGCATGGCCGTCGTGGCCGGCTGGTGGGGTGTCTGGGACATCATCGCCGGCCTGGTCGTGGCCACCCTGTGGGCACGGCATTCGCGGCGGCGCACCGGATCGGCGCACGACGCGGCGTCTCGGCACCCGTCGCCGGATGCCGCTGAGGGTGCCGCATCGTGAGCCGCGTGCTGGTGACCGGCGGATCCGGGTTCCTCGGCTCGCACGTCACGGCTCTGCTCGTGGCGCATCCCGACATCGAGCTGGTCGTCAGCGGGGATCTTCGCGACTCCTCGATCGCCGGTGTGCTCTCCGCGCGATTCGACGTGACGGATGCCGATTCCCTCGCGCCGGTGCTGATCGAGCACCGCATCGACACCGTGGTACATCTCGCGGCGATCGTGAACCCGGGGCGCGACGTCGATCTCGAGTACCGCGTCGACGTCGAGGGCACCCGTCATGTGCTCGACGCGTGTCTGGCCACCGGAGTTCGGCGGCTCGTGGTCTCCAGCTCCGGCGCGGCATACGGCTATCACGCCGACAGCCCCGAGTGGCTGGACGAGAGCGACCCCGTCCGTGGCAACGACGAGTTCCCCTACTCCCGGCACAAGAGGCTGGTCGAGGAGATGCTCGCTGAGGCTCGCGCAGAGCATCCCGAGCTGGAGCAGGTCGTGTTCCGCATCGGGACCATCCTCGGCCCGACGGTGCGCAATCAGATCACGGCCCTGTGGGATGGCCGGCGACTGCTGCGCATCGCGGGATCAGCCTCCCCTTTCGTGTTCGTCTGGGTAGACGACGTCGCCGCGGCGATGGTGCGCGCGGCGACCGACGGTCCGTCCGGGATCTTCAACGTCGCCGGCGTCGGCCGGATGACGGTACCGGAGATCGCGCAGCGGCTGGGCAAGCCGACGCTGACCGTGCCCGCGTGGGCTCTCGCCGCCGCGCTGCGGGCGGGTCGGATGCTGAGGCTCACCGAGCACGGCCCCGAGAAGGTGCGCTTCCTGCGCCACCGCCCCGTTCTCGACAGCACGCGGCTCATCGAGGAGTTCGGGTACACCCCGCGCTTCAGCACGCGGGAGGCGTTCGAGGAGTATCTGCGAACGCATCCCGACGTCCCGCGCCGATAGTCTCGGACCATGCCCGTCACGCGCGCAAAGCGCATCATCCGCAGGAGCCTGTGGGCACTCGTCGCGCTCGTGGTGCTGGTCGTCGCCGCGACCCTCATCTGGACCCAGGTCGGCGTGATGACCGCTGAGCGAGGTCCCCTGGCCGAGGCGCAGGAGAACCCCGCGCTCACGATCGAGCAGGCGCCGGAGGGGATCGTCCTGACCCCCGCCGACGGCCGCTCCGAGGTGGGCCTGGTCTTCATCCCCGGCGCGAAGGTGCAGCCGGAGGGGTACATCGCCACCCTGCAGGATCTCGCCGCCGAACACGGCGTCACGGTGGTGATCACGCGGCCCTGGCTGAATCTGGCGTTCTTCGACCCCCGCGGACTGGACGCCTTCACCTCGGCGGCCCCCGAGATCGAGTCGTGGATCGTCGGAGGGCACTCGCTGGGCGGGGTGCGCGCGTGCCAGCTGGCACCGGATGCCCGTGCGCTGGCTCTGTTCGCCTCCTACTGCGCGAACGATCTGTCCGGTTCGGGTATGCCCGTCCTAAGTCTGTCGGGAAGCGAGGACGGACTCTCGACGCCCGAGAAGATCGCCGACGCCAGGCATCTGCTTCCCGCGGACGCGGATCTGGTCGAGATCGACGGCGCATCGCATGCGTCCTTCGGGGCGTACGGCCCCCAGGCCGGCGACGGGACGCCATCGATCTCCGGCGATGACGCACGAGCCCGGATCACGGAGCTCGTCGGTGCGCTCGCGGTGAGGCTGCGCTGACCTCAGTCGTCGAGCAGCGGATGCAGGTGCCTGGAGCC
It encodes:
- a CDS encoding SDR family oxidoreductase, with the translated sequence MSRVLVTGGSGFLGSHVTALLVAHPDIELVVSGDLRDSSIAGVLSARFDVTDADSLAPVLIEHRIDTVVHLAAIVNPGRDVDLEYRVDVEGTRHVLDACLATGVRRLVVSSSGAAYGYHADSPEWLDESDPVRGNDEFPYSRHKRLVEEMLAEARAEHPELEQVVFRIGTILGPTVRNQITALWDGRRLLRIAGSASPFVFVWVDDVAAAMVRAATDGPSGIFNVAGVGRMTVPEIAQRLGKPTLTVPAWALAAALRAGRMLRLTEHGPEKVRFLRHRPVLDSTRLIEEFGYTPRFSTREAFEEYLRTHPDVPRR
- a CDS encoding alpha/beta hydrolase, encoding MPVTRAKRIIRRSLWALVALVVLVVAATLIWTQVGVMTAERGPLAEAQENPALTIEQAPEGIVLTPADGRSEVGLVFIPGAKVQPEGYIATLQDLAAEHGVTVVITRPWLNLAFFDPRGLDAFTSAAPEIESWIVGGHSLGGVRACQLAPDARALALFASYCANDLSGSGMPVLSLSGSEDGLSTPEKIADARHLLPADADLVEIDGASHASFGAYGPQAGDGTPSISGDDARARITELVGALAVRLR
- a CDS encoding purine-nucleoside phosphorylase, producing MRDTTLNPLDDPTADPFAVAADAAADIARLTGVDHHDIALTLGSGWGKAAELIGETVATIPATEVTGFSKPALEGHVGTLRSIRTPGGRNVLVIGARTHYYEDHGVRRVVHSVRTAAATGAKTMVLTNGAGGIRETWKPGQPVLISDHINLTADSPLEGATFIDLTDLYSARLRDIARSIDPTLDEGVYTQFRGPHYETPAEVQMAKAIGGHIVGMSTALEAIAARQAGMEILGFSLITNLAAGIQKTPLSHEEVIEAGREAEPIISALLARVIEAL
- a CDS encoding NAD(P)H-quinone dehydrogenase, which encodes MEFMSQTSFANRQSVAVLGGGPGGYEAALAAAQLGADVTLVERVGVGGSAVLTDVVPSKSLIATADAAVAIAGATDLGVQFYARGANDKPLKPEIAINLAAVNKRLLALAGQQSEDMRTTLLEAGVRILSGHGRLEGPNAIVVATGPGGTDFDRVEADTVVVSVGASPRELPTAKPDGERILTWTQLYDMKALPEHLIVVGSGVTGAEFASAYMNLGAEVTLVSSRDQVLPGEDEDAAKVLEKVFTRGGMQVLSKARAESVQRTEDGVLVTLADGRTVEGSHCLMAVGSIPNTAGIGLEEAGIELTESGHVRVNRVARTSVPNVYAVGDCTNFFPLASVASMQGRTAVFHALGDIVIPLEQRKITANIFTAPEIATVGYSEQDIANGEADGIAYKLPLAANPRAKMLGIKDGFVKIIARRGSGTVIGGVIVAPKASELIYPLAIAVERRLTVDQVARVFAAYPSLTTSITDASRAMHAVSIV
- a CDS encoding bile acid:sodium symporter family protein, which encodes MDFDDLVLNFTPGTLLILNVVLGLIMFGIALDTKPADFRVVLRHPKPFVIAILAQLLVLPAVTFGLTLVLPVTASMALGMIVVACCPPGNISQVLTHRAGGNVALSVSMTAVGNLLYIFAMPLSIAFWGSLHPTGRDLLRTVALNPWQMLLEIVLIVGLPFAAGLLMRAWLPVFAERVQPFVRWFSLLALVGFIVGALAGNWAVFLSVIGTVLVVVAVHDAVALGIGYGTAYLGGLGTRERKAMTFEVGIRNAGLGLGLIFAFFGGLGGMAVVAGWWGVWDIIAGLVVATLWARHSRRRTGSAHDAASRHPSPDAAEGAAS
- a CDS encoding TSUP family transporter, which encodes MLALTAAATIVAAVIQRVTGLAFVLVLIGPIVLAYGPVEGVTIAVFLAVIASVFAVPGAWRDVDWPRTLWLLGAGLAAAPLGALTSAVLPETALLFLIGAMGVVALSAQRLGAVARRLRGRPGAIGAGALAGFMHASSGLSGPALASFALGDDWPQRRFAASAQVVFLGYGLVSVALRGLPEAPPVELAVLGVCTAGGILLGAVAARRVPTALARRVMLLCAWAGTLVMLWRATASLLS
- a CDS encoding flavin-containing monooxygenase → MKRYAVIGAGPSGLAAARALQQRGIRIDGYEASSGVGGLWDIDNPRSTMYESAHLISSRTTTEFSEFPMRSEVDYPGHRVLKRYFDAYADEFALRELFRFDTRVTGLHPHHDGGWMLHAEGQDARRYDGVILANGTLAEPNVPAFAGSFSGEIMHTSAYKRAQQLTGRRVLIIGAGNSGCDIAVDAVHHAASVDMSVRRGYYFVPRYLLGRPSDTLNQGRPLPARIKQFVDTRVLRAFTGDPVRFGFPKPDYRIYESHPIVNTLILNHLGQGDLRIRADVDRFDGRTVHFRDGSSGDYDLVLLATGYTLDYPFVDREHLHWRKASPNLFLNVFPPSFNGLYVMGMIEASGIGWQGRFEQARLLAAYLAADEQTASAFRARVTGRPWPDTTGGYRYLGLDRMSYYVNKDAYRTALRAELRTLEG
- a CDS encoding phospho-sugar mutase — translated: MSERLSQARAWLRQDPDAETRDELAGIITRAASGDRAAVADLEDRFSTRLAFGTAGLRGELGAGSNRMNRVLVAQAAAGFAGYLLQRRGDRPTVVIGYDGRRNSRRFALDSAEILAGAGLRAVLLPRLLPTPVLAFAVRHLQADAGIMVTASHNPPNDNGYKVYLGGEDGGSQIVAPADAEIAAHIQSVADAGDVGLLPRSDAYELAGEDVVEAYIAETAAVAPAPFGVQEMRWVYTAMHGVGWETFSRVLKAAGYPAPRIVDAQRDPDPTFRTVSFPNPEEPGAMDLALARAKEADAEFVIANDPDADRLAVAIPDAGAEGGWRRLTGNEVGLLLGWRAARAAQGAAGASLACSLVSSPGLGAVAERYGLDFHETLTGFKWISRAPGMVFGFEEALGYLVNPGTVRDKDGISAAIALLGLAAEARVRESSIAGLLEELGAEIGHFASGQVSVRVEDLALIAGTMASLRAQPPASFGERVVVASEDLAAGASGVPAGDVLRYRLADGSRVIVRPSGTEPKLKVYIDARGDSKDDAAAAVSALEIAVRDLLAERR